TCCTGCTTGCGCTGGTCGCAGATTTCGCGGAAACCCGCGGCCATGAAGCGCGCCATGCGTGCCTTGACGGCTTCATAATCATCCGAGTGGCACAGACCGTGCGACAATTTGTCGATGCGCCCGGTGCGCGCGAGCGTCAGCATCAGCGCGCCGGTGACGAAATGATAGCCCCAGAAAATATCTTCCTCGGCCGCGTCGGGCAGCGCCTTTTTCAGTATCTCGATCAGCCGCAGCACGACGGGGTCGAAATATTTGTCCATGAACTCGGCGCCCTCGGGGCTGTTCGACGCCTGCGCGCCGAAGGCGCCATAATTCTTCCAGCCCTCGCCGCCCTGGATGTAGAGGTCGAGGTCGGTGTCGAGGAAGGCATGGAGCGCGCCCTCAACCGTCGGCTTGCCGCCCGCCGCGCGGTCATAATCGTCGAGCGCCTGCATCCTTTTGTCGATCGTCACCACCGCGCGCCGCGCGAACACCGCGTCGAACAGCGTCCGCTTGTCGTCGAAATAATAGTTGAGCAGCGTGTGGTGGACCCCGACCTGCTTCGCGACATCCTTCAACGTCACGCCGTGAAAACCATGTTTCGAAAACAGGAGTTCGGCGGTGTCGAGGATCTGCTCCATCATTTCGGCGCGCTGTTCCGCCTTCGACGGGCGCTTCACCGCACTCTTTGCCTTCGACGCCAAATCCTTGTCCTTCCGCACATCATCCGCACTCGTCGCGCCGCCGTGGCCCAACGGGCCTACACCTGTCCGTAATCGGCCCGCAATTGCATTTTGTCGATCTTGCCCGTCGGCGCGAGCGGCATCGCGTCGAGCCGCACGATCGCGTCGGGGATCCACCAAGACGCCACGCGTTCGCGCAGCGGCGCGAGCAGGTCGTCGTCGCTGACCGACGCGTCGTTGGTTTCGACCAGCAGGATCGGCCGCTCGCCCCATTTGGGATCGCTGCGGCCGATCACCGCGGCGAGGCTCACCTGCGGCAGCGCGCCGACCAGCGCCTCGATCTCGGCGGGGTTGATCCACTCGCCGCCCGACTTGATCAGATCCTTCGACCGCCCGGTGATCGTCAGATTGCCGGCGCGGTCGAGCCGCGCGAGATCGCCGGTGTCGAACCAGCCATCGGCGTCGGTCGCGGGCGCATCCTGCCCGAAATAGCGTTCGACGACGCTCGGCCCGCGGACGCGCAAATGCCCCTCGGCGCCGCGCTGCTCGGCGAGCGCGCGTCCCTCGGCGTCGGTCAGCAGCAGGTCGACGCCGATCGCGGGCCTTCCCGACACGCCAGCGGTGCGATCCGGATCGCCGGGGACCGCGGCGGTGCCGAGCGGCGACAATTCGGTCATGCCCCAACTCGTCTGCACCTCGGCGCCCAGCCGCCGCTCGATCCGCTCCATCAGCGCCGGCGGCATCGGTGCGCCGCCGACGAGGATGCGCTCGAGCGTCGGCACCTCTCCCTCTTCGCGCTCGAGATGTTCGACCAGCCCCAGCCACACGGTCGGCACACCGACGCCGGCGGTCACGCCCTCGCCGCGGATCAGCGCCGCCAGATGCGCGCCGTCGCTGTGGCGTCCGGGCAGCACGAGCTTGCCGCCGACGGCGGGCACAGAAAAGGGCAGCCCCCAGGCATTGGCGTGGAACATCGGCACCACCGCGAGCACCGCGTCGCGCGCGCGCACGCCCATCACGTCGGCCTGCAACTGGCGCATCGTGTGGAGGTAGCAACCGCGATGCGTATAGGTGACACCCTTTGGCGCGCCGGTGGTGCCCGAGGTGAAGCAAAGCCCCGAGGGGCTGTTCTCGTCGAAGGCACCCCATGCGACATCGGCCGACGCCGCAGCGAGCACGGCATCAAGCGCGCCCACCGCGATGCGGCCGTCCCCTCCGCCCGCGTCGGTATCGGCGGCGTCGAGCAGCAAGATCTGGCGCACGGTCCGGACGTTGCGCGTCGCCGCTTCGGCAAGCGGCAGCAGGTCGGCGCTGACGAGCAGGATGCCCGCTTCGGACTGCACCAGCATCGCGCCGATCTGCGCCGCGGTCAGCCGCGGGTTCAGCGTGTGACACACCGCGCCCATCCCGATGATCCCGTACCAGCTTTCGAGATGCCCCTGCGTATTCCACGCGAGCGTCGCGACGCGGTGCCCCGCGCGCACGCCCATCGCATGGAGCGCCCCCGACACCGCACGCGCGCGCTCGTAAAGCGCGGCATAGCCGATGCGCGCGACCTTTCCGTCCGCCCCGGCCGACACGGTTTCAGCGTCGGGGTGCCATTTGGCGGCGTGAGAGAGGAATTTGTCGAGCGTCAGGGCATAGGATTGCATCGAACCGTCGATCATTGGCACCCCGCGGCTTTCGGCGGCAACGGCGGCGAAATGACGCCGATATTCCAGTTCCACGGCGTATCGCCCGCCGCGCGGCGACGGCACATCACCGCTTCGTGGAGCGCCGCGGTGCCGGGGAGCAGCCGGTGCCCGGCCTTCGGCGCCTCGGCGATATGCAGGAAGCCGGCGTCGTCGGAATAGGCGGGCCATTCGGGCTGGCCCTTTGCCTGCGGTCGGCCGCCGCGCGCGAAACTCGCCCAATAATCGCCCATCGCACCGGCTAGCTTGCGCTCGGCCAAGTCGTCCGGGATTTTGGGCCACAGCGGCGGCGTCTTGCCCGCGGTGCCGAAAATATAGGGCAGCTCGGCGGCGTGGAAGGCGTGGAGCTTCCACTCGGCGGTCGCCGGATAGCCATGGTCGAAATAATAGAGATAGGCGCCTTGCCTCAACGCCGCCTGGTTCGACACCAGCCGTTCGGAGGTCCAGCCGTACATCGCGTCGCGCGTCGCGGCGAGCATGCTTTCCTCGATAGTCTTCGCCGGATAGCGCGCAAGGAAGGCGTCGGCAAATTCGCCGTAATTGGCGCGGATCGCGGCTTCATAGGCCGCGGCATCGGCGGGCGGCTTGGGCAGCAGGAAGCGCAGCGAGCGGATTTCGCCGGCGTTGAAGCCAGCGAGGATCGGCACCGGCGCCTGCTCGTTCCGGTCAAAGCTGTCGACGAGCTGGCGCGGCACCGTCTTGCCGTCGACGACGGGGAAAGGGAAATAGCCCGTCGCCAGCGCCTTTTCGGCGATCTCCTTCGCGGGCATCGCGCGCAGCGCCGCGAGGTCGGCGGCGCCGAGCTTCGCCGCCAGGTCGGTCCCCTGCGCCTCGGCCGGGACCATGCCGTTGAGCCGCTCGCGCAGGCTCGGCGCCGACACCATATAGGCGCTCTGCGCGACCGCCTTGTGGAACAGGCCGCGCGCGGCCGGCGCGGTCATCAGATACATGACGCTGAGCGCGCCCGCCGATTCACCCGCGATCGTCACATTGCCCGCGCTGCCGCCAAAGGCGCCGATGTTGCGCTTGACCCATTCGAGCGCCGCGACCTGGTCGAGCAGCCCGTAGTTGCCCGACACGCCGTCGGCCGATTCCGCGCTCAGCGCCGGATGCGCGAGCCAGCCGAGCGCACCGAGCCGGTAGTTGATCGACACCACGACGATGCCGCGCTCGGCGAGCGCGCTGCCGTCATAGATCGGATCGCCGCCCGACCCGCCGGTCAGCGCGCCGCCGTGGATCCACACGAACACCGGCGCATCCTTCACATCCTTCGGCGCCCAGATGTTGAGCGACAGGCAATCCTCGCTCATCGCCGGCAGGTCCCAGGCATAGATGCTGGGGCCGCGCGGGCCCGGCTGCATGCACGCGGCGCCGAATTTGGTCGCGTCGCGCGTGCCGTCCCAGCCCTCCGCCGGCTGCGGCGGCGCCCAGCGCAGCTTGCCGACCGGCGGCGCGGCATAGGGAATGCCCTTGAAGGCGCGGATGCCTTTCGTTTCGCTACCCTCGACCTTGCCCGCGGGCGAATCGACCATCGGCCCCGCCGCCGCTGCCGGCGCCGCGCAGAGGGCGGCGACGGCGAGCGCGACGCGTGACAGGCGGCGGATCATCGGACCGTTCATCTCCCCGGCCCGATCAGAAGCGATAATTGGCGCGGACGCCGATCGTGCGCGGACGCATCCGGGCGTAACGGCCGTCGAGGAACGCCTCGGGATGGACATAGGTGACCTTGCTGTCGTCGAAGAGATTTTCGACATAGGCGCCGAGGTCGATCGCCCCCAGCTTTGCCCCGGCATAAAGGTTCACATTGGTCCACGCCTCGGTGAAGTCATAGGTCGGGGCGACGGCATTGGGATTGCCCGGCACATTGGGGAACTGGTTCGGGAATGCCCCCGCGTGCGACACATTGACCGCGGCATAGGCGGTGTCGGCGCCGCCGATCGGGAAGTCGTAACGCAGCGTGCCCGACCCCTGGAAGCGCGGCGAGGCGAGACGCGTCCCGAGCTCGGCGCCCGAAATCGCGGCTTCGCCCGGGGTCAGGTCGGTCACCTTCGCGCGGTTGAAAGAACCGTTGAGCGCGAGGCTCAATCCCTGCACCGGCCGCGCGATGAACTCGAACTCGAGGCCATAGCTTTCGGCGCCGCCGATGTTGGTCGCGAACTGGATCGAATCCGACACGCGGTTCGCCTGGACCTGAATATCCTTCCAGTCGATATAATAGGCGGCGATATTGGCGACGAGATCGCCGCCGAGCCAGCGTCCCTTCAGCCCGAGTTCGTAATTGGTGACGCTGTCCGATTTCGCGCCGTCGGGGATGATCAGGTCGTTCGGGTCGATCGCGCTGACCAGCCCGGCGCGCGCATTGACGACGGGCGTGCGGAACCCCGTCGAAACGGTCGCATAGGTGGTCAGGCTGTCGACGGGCTTCCACGACACGCTCGCCTTCCACGACAGGCGGTCGTCCTTGACCTTCAGCCCTTCGGCATAAGCGATCGGCGTGACGGTGAGCGGGATATTCTCCAGACCGAGGAAGGCGATGGTCAGATAATTGCTGTTGTATCCGCCGCCGCGGGTGAAGCTCTGCACTTCGGTGCTGCCGTAGCGCAGCCCGCCCGTGACCCAGAAACGGTCGCTGAAGCGTCCGGTCACTTCGCCGAAGCCGGCGATCTCTTTCTGGTCGGTATAGCTGTTGAACCGCTGGTAATATTCGTCGGGCAGCCCGCTCAGATTATTCTCGGTCAGATATTCGAGGCTCGAACGATAGGCGAAATCGACGCTGCGGCGCTTGTCGTAATAGAAAAAGCCCGCGACCCATTCGATCGGCCCGTCGTGACGCGACACCAGCCGCGTTTCCTGCACGAACAGATCGTCATAGCCATATGCGTCGAGCGCGAAGGGAAAGGCCTGCGCAAAGGTGCCCGCGAGGTCGACATAGAAGGACGCGTCATAGTCCGAGAGCGTCGTCGAGCTGATCAGCTCGGCAAAGTCGAACTCGTAGTTGATCGTCAGATTATAATTGGTGAGCTTGCCCTGGAACAGGTCGGGGCGGTCCGAATTGCGCACGAACTTGCCGAGCAGCGGGTTGGTCAGCCCCGAATCGGCGGGCTTGCTGTTCTCGTATGACGCGAGCAGTTTGACCTTCATCCGGTCGCTCGGCTGGAGGAGCAGGATCGCGCGGCCGCCGAACGCCTCGAGGCTGTTCGCATCCTCGACGCCGGTGCCGATATTGTCGACCCAGCCGTCCTCGTTGCGATAATAGCCCGTGACGCGTAGCCCGATCTCGTCCTTCATGATCGGCAGGTTGACCATCGCATTATAGCGCTGGCGCACCGAACTCGACCCGGTGAGGCCGAGATCGACGCTCGCCGACGCTTCGAAATCGTCGAGGTCGGGGCTCTTCGTGATGATCCGCATCGCGCCCGCGAGCGAGTTCGATCCGAACAGCGTCCCCTGCGGCCCGCGCAGGAATTCGACGCGCTCGACGTCGTACAGATTGGGGTCGAGGATCGTCGAATTGCCATTCGCCGAAATCGGCAGCTCATCGACATAGATGGCGACCGCGCTCTGCAGGCCGGCCGAATAGCCGTTGGTGTTGATCCCGCGCGCGGTGAAATTGTTGAAATTCTGTGTCGGCCGGTTGACGACGATGCCCGGCGTATTCTGGGCGATGCCCTCGAACCCCACGATACCGAGGTCGTTGAGTTCTTCCTGCCCGAACGCGGTGACGCTGAGCGGCACGTCTTGCAACCGGGCGGTGCGGCGGGTCGCGGTGACGATGATGTCGCGGTCATCGCGCTGCTGGTCCTGCGCCATGCTATCCGCGGGCGGCGCTTCGGCCTCCTGGGCCATGGCCGAAACGGGCGACGCGAACAGAACGACCGCCGAGGCGGACGCAAAAAGCTGAGCCTTCATATCAAACTCTCCCTCCCGTCAGCGGTCGTTGCCGCCGATCAGGGCTCAGCTTATCGGCAAGATTCTCACGCGAGTCAATATTCACTATCGTGTGTGTGAATAAAATTCGAAATCCATGAAAGCCCCCTTCCAGGCATTCAAATATAAAGGAAATTTCCGCGTTTTTACCAGCCGGACGGCTTCGTCACCCGCTGATCGGGTCCAATCCGCCCATCACCGCGGTCAGCGCCAGCGCATTCTCGCGCTCCATCGCGCTATGCCCCGCGTTGGTCACGACGTAGGTGACGGGCTCCGACCCCGCCCCGCGCAACGCCGCGACAAGCCGCGACGCCTGCGTCAGCGGGCACACCTCGTCGAAGCGGCCATGGACGATATGGATGGGGATCGACGCCAGCACGTCGATATTGTCGAAGAAATGCCCCGCCGGAAGGAACAGCCCATTGGCGAAATAATGCGCCTCGATCTGCGCGAAGCAGAGCGCGAAATCGGCTTCGCCGAACTTGCCCGTGTCCGCCGTCTCGGGGATCATGTTCGAGATGACACCTTCCCACAAGGACCAGGTCAGCGCCGCCTTCAGCTGGCGCTCCTTCTCGGCCTCGTTCGCCGGGACCATATCGAAAATCGCCTTGTAGGATTTCATCACGTCGCCGCGCTCCTCCGGCGTCAGCACCGACAGCAGCTCGGCCCATTCGCCCGGATACTTCATATAGGCACCGGGCTCGGTCAGGCCGTAGGGATCGTCCGCCCATGTCGCGGCATTGCCCTGATAGAGATAGAGCAGGTCTTCGGACGCGCCGAGGAAGATGCCGCGCAGGATCAGGGTCGCGCAATGCGCCGGATGCGCGATTCCATAGGCCATCGCCAGCGTGCTGCCCCAGCTGCCGCCGAAGACATGCATCGGCCCAGCGACCTCGAGTTTTTCGCGCAATTTCTCGATATCGCCGATCAGGTCGGCGGTGGTGTTTTTCGCGAGCGCCACCGCGGGGCCCGCCGAGGCGACATTGGGCTCGCTCCTGCCGCAACCGCGCTGGTCGAACAGGATCACGCGGTAGCGCTTCGGGTCGAAGAAGCGCGCCATGACGGGCGCGCAGGCGCCGCCGGGGCCGCCGTGGAGGAACATCACCGGCTCACCCGCGGGATTGCCATATTCCTCCCAATAGATGCGGTGCGCGGGATCGCGGTCGACCTCGAGCCAGCCGAAATTCAGGCAGGGCGGCTGGGGATAGATCCAGTCGTCGCCGATCTTGCTCGTCGCCTGCAACCGCGAAAAATCCATGTCTCTTCCTTCACCTGTGATGATGCAGCCAAGGGGCCTGAAATACCGGCTTAACTTGGCGCGCCATGATGTCCAGCCGCCGGGACCCTATGGTGCACATCGTCGTCCCGGCGAAGGCCGGTTGACCCGCATCCCCGAAAAGTTCAGACCACTCCCGTCGCAAAAAAGGGGAAGCATTTCATGCGCAAACTGGCATTGTTCGGGGCGAGCCTTCTCGCCCTCACCTCGCAGATCACGCTTGCGCAGGAGGACCAGCCGCCCGCCGCGCCGCCCGCCGAAACCGCCGCCCCGGCCGAAACGCCCGCCGCCATGTCCGGCTCCGCCGTCGGCAGCGCGAGGCTCGCCCCCAACCGCCGCTTCACCGGCGCCGACCTTTTCGACCTCGCCATCGCCGCCGATCCGCAGATCAGCCCCGACGGCCGCCACATCGCCTATGTCCGCCGCGCGAACGACATCATGACCGACCGCGCGGTGAGCTCGATCTGGCTGATCGACACGCAGACCGGCGAGGAAACCCCCGTCGCCGGGCAGGGCGACGGCGCCTTTTCGCCGCGCTGGTCACCCGACGGCAAGCGCATCGCCTTCGCCTCGACCGAGGGCGGCAGCGCACAGCTGTGGGTGCGCTGGATGGACGGCGGCGAGGCGGTTCGCCTCACGGGCCTGCCCACCAGCCCGTCGAGCATCGCCTGGTCGCCCGACGGCCGTTCGATCGCCTATACGATGCTCGTCAAGGACGAAGGGCCAAAGTTCGGCAGCGCCCCCGCGAACAAGCCCGAGGGCGCGAAATGGGCCGAGCCGCTCGAAATTCGCGACCTCCTCACCTATCGCGCCGACGGCGAAGGCTATGTCGAGCCCGGCTTCGAAAAGATCTTTCTCGTCCCCGCGGCCGGCGGCTCGCCGCGCCAGCTCACCTTCGGCCCCTATCACGACGGAGGTCCGCTGAGCTGGTCGCGCGATGGCCGCACGCTCTATTTCGCCGCGAACCGGCGCCCCGACTGGGAGAGCGATCCGGTCGAAAGCGAAATCTATGCGCTCGATGTGAC
This genomic interval from Sphingopyxis chilensis contains the following:
- a CDS encoding TetR/AcrR family transcriptional regulator, which gives rise to MASKAKSAVKRPSKAEQRAEMMEQILDTAELLFSKHGFHGVTLKDVAKQVGVHHTLLNYYFDDKRTLFDAVFARRAVVTIDKRMQALDDYDRAAGGKPTVEGALHAFLDTDLDLYIQGGEGWKNYGAFGAQASNSPEGAEFMDKYFDPVVLRLIEILKKALPDAAEEDIFWGYHFVTGALMLTLARTGRIDKLSHGLCHSDDYEAVKARMARFMAAGFREICDQRKQDRG
- a CDS encoding AMP-binding protein, producing MIDGSMQSYALTLDKFLSHAAKWHPDAETVSAGADGKVARIGYAALYERARAVSGALHAMGVRAGHRVATLAWNTQGHLESWYGIIGMGAVCHTLNPRLTAAQIGAMLVQSEAGILLVSADLLPLAEAATRNVRTVRQILLLDAADTDAGGGDGRIAVGALDAVLAAASADVAWGAFDENSPSGLCFTSGTTGAPKGVTYTHRGCYLHTMRQLQADVMGVRARDAVLAVVPMFHANAWGLPFSVPAVGGKLVLPGRHSDGAHLAALIRGEGVTAGVGVPTVWLGLVEHLEREEGEVPTLERILVGGAPMPPALMERIERRLGAEVQTSWGMTELSPLGTAAVPGDPDRTAGVSGRPAIGVDLLLTDAEGRALAEQRGAEGHLRVRGPSVVERYFGQDAPATDADGWFDTGDLARLDRAGNLTITGRSKDLIKSGGEWINPAEIEALVGALPQVSLAAVIGRSDPKWGERPILLVETNDASVSDDDLLAPLRERVASWWIPDAIVRLDAMPLAPTGKIDKMQLRADYGQV
- a CDS encoding carboxylesterase/lipase family protein, whose amino-acid sequence is MNGPMIRRLSRVALAVAALCAAPAAAAGPMVDSPAGKVEGSETKGIRAFKGIPYAAPPVGKLRWAPPQPAEGWDGTRDATKFGAACMQPGPRGPSIYAWDLPAMSEDCLSLNIWAPKDVKDAPVFVWIHGGALTGGSGGDPIYDGSALAERGIVVVSINYRLGALGWLAHPALSAESADGVSGNYGLLDQVAALEWVKRNIGAFGGSAGNVTIAGESAGALSVMYLMTAPAARGLFHKAVAQSAYMVSAPSLRERLNGMVPAEAQGTDLAAKLGAADLAALRAMPAKEIAEKALATGYFPFPVVDGKTVPRQLVDSFDRNEQAPVPILAGFNAGEIRSLRFLLPKPPADAAAYEAAIRANYGEFADAFLARYPAKTIEESMLAATRDAMYGWTSERLVSNQAALRQGAYLYYFDHGYPATAEWKLHAFHAAELPYIFGTAGKTPPLWPKIPDDLAERKLAGAMGDYWASFARGGRPQAKGQPEWPAYSDDAGFLHIAEAPKAGHRLLPGTAALHEAVMCRRRAAGDTPWNWNIGVISPPLPPKAAGCQ
- a CDS encoding TonB-dependent receptor; this encodes MKAQLFASASAVVLFASPVSAMAQEAEAPPADSMAQDQQRDDRDIIVTATRRTARLQDVPLSVTAFGQEELNDLGIVGFEGIAQNTPGIVVNRPTQNFNNFTARGINTNGYSAGLQSAVAIYVDELPISANGNSTILDPNLYDVERVEFLRGPQGTLFGSNSLAGAMRIITKSPDLDDFEASASVDLGLTGSSSVRQRYNAMVNLPIMKDEIGLRVTGYYRNEDGWVDNIGTGVEDANSLEAFGGRAILLLQPSDRMKVKLLASYENSKPADSGLTNPLLGKFVRNSDRPDLFQGKLTNYNLTINYEFDFAELISSTTLSDYDASFYVDLAGTFAQAFPFALDAYGYDDLFVQETRLVSRHDGPIEWVAGFFYYDKRRSVDFAYRSSLEYLTENNLSGLPDEYYQRFNSYTDQKEIAGFGEVTGRFSDRFWVTGGLRYGSTEVQSFTRGGGYNSNYLTIAFLGLENIPLTVTPIAYAEGLKVKDDRLSWKASVSWKPVDSLTTYATVSTGFRTPVVNARAGLVSAIDPNDLIIPDGAKSDSVTNYELGLKGRWLGGDLVANIAAYYIDWKDIQVQANRVSDSIQFATNIGGAESYGLEFEFIARPVQGLSLALNGSFNRAKVTDLTPGEAAISGAELGTRLASPRFQGSGTLRYDFPIGGADTAYAAVNVSHAGAFPNQFPNVPGNPNAVAPTYDFTEAWTNVNLYAGAKLGAIDLGAYVENLFDDSKVTYVHPEAFLDGRYARMRPRTIGVRANYRF
- the pip gene encoding prolyl aminopeptidase; translated protein: MDFSRLQATSKIGDDWIYPQPPCLNFGWLEVDRDPAHRIYWEEYGNPAGEPVMFLHGGPGGACAPVMARFFDPKRYRVILFDQRGCGRSEPNVASAGPAVALAKNTTADLIGDIEKLREKLEVAGPMHVFGGSWGSTLAMAYGIAHPAHCATLILRGIFLGASEDLLYLYQGNAATWADDPYGLTEPGAYMKYPGEWAELLSVLTPEERGDVMKSYKAIFDMVPANEAEKERQLKAALTWSLWEGVISNMIPETADTGKFGEADFALCFAQIEAHYFANGLFLPAGHFFDNIDVLASIPIHIVHGRFDEVCPLTQASRLVAALRGAGSEPVTYVVTNAGHSAMERENALALTAVMGGLDPISG